The following are encoded in a window of Halosolutus halophilus genomic DNA:
- a CDS encoding MFS transporter: protein MDRERVWTAAIFLFVFGDAIAMQARGPILASLEDGFGVSEAALGLVAPAGTAGFVVAAIVTGFLAGRLRIRWALLLGVVGVCGALVLMAGAPLYVLFLLALLAQGGAAGVFRGLDRVVLSHLYTARRGRVFTVYALVWAVGAVLGPQLVSAVLAVADWRAVFVVIALCFVPTAIVAGRVDLPSMSAERSLSVAALRDLLRRPAVVGACTGMLLVGSVEGILFTWLAYYATGFYGTTTANLLLSAYLLAYVPARASYTIAVSRVPYLALLLVATFPAIPSLTVAFSGITGPVLFLAVFVAGAGLSSGFPTLSAYAVEAAPEYSGPLNALTTGATYAGIAIAPAVVGVLAELYGIDRALWLAVVVASALPVTVAVTWAWTGTPDAPTAGAAAN from the coding sequence ATGGACCGGGAACGCGTCTGGACGGCGGCGATTTTCCTGTTCGTCTTCGGTGACGCGATCGCGATGCAGGCCCGGGGACCGATCCTCGCCAGCCTCGAAGACGGCTTCGGCGTCTCCGAGGCCGCACTCGGACTCGTCGCCCCCGCGGGGACGGCCGGCTTCGTCGTGGCCGCGATCGTGACGGGGTTTCTCGCGGGTCGGCTCCGGATCCGGTGGGCCCTGCTTCTCGGCGTCGTCGGGGTCTGTGGCGCGCTCGTTCTGATGGCGGGCGCACCCCTGTACGTCCTCTTTCTGCTCGCACTCCTCGCACAGGGCGGTGCCGCAGGAGTGTTCCGCGGCCTCGATCGGGTCGTGTTGAGCCACCTGTACACCGCTCGCCGCGGTCGCGTCTTCACCGTCTACGCGCTCGTGTGGGCCGTGGGTGCCGTCCTCGGTCCGCAACTCGTCAGTGCCGTGCTCGCGGTCGCCGACTGGCGGGCCGTCTTCGTCGTGATCGCCCTGTGTTTCGTCCCGACCGCGATCGTCGCGGGCCGTGTCGACCTCCCCTCGATGTCGGCCGAACGATCGCTCTCGGTGGCCGCGCTCCGCGACCTGCTCCGGCGACCGGCCGTCGTCGGTGCCTGCACCGGAATGCTACTCGTCGGGTCCGTCGAGGGGATCCTCTTCACCTGGCTCGCGTACTACGCGACCGGCTTCTACGGGACGACGACGGCCAACCTCCTGCTGTCGGCGTATCTACTGGCGTACGTTCCCGCTCGCGCCAGCTACACGATCGCCGTCAGTCGCGTCCCGTACCTCGCGCTGTTGCTCGTCGCGACGTTCCCCGCGATTCCGTCGCTCACGGTCGCGTTCTCCGGGATTACCGGCCCCGTCCTGTTCCTCGCAGTGTTCGTCGCCGGTGCCGGACTCTCCAGCGGGTTCCCGACGCTGTCGGCGTACGCCGTCGAAGCCGCCCCGGAGTACAGCGGACCGCTCAACGCCCTGACGACCGGCGCGACCTACGCCGGAATCGCGATCGCTCCCGCCGTCGTCGGCGTTCTCGCGGAGCTGTACGGCATCGATCGGGCGCTGTGGCTCGCCGTCGTCGTTGCGAGTGCGCTCCCGGTGACGGTCGCGGTGACGTGGGCCTGGACCGGCACGCCGGACGCGCCGACGGCCGGGGCGGCCGCGAACTGA
- a CDS encoding cation:proton antiporter: MTGAEATGDLLVLVAAIVGLGVISQLLSARFRVPSVLFLILAGVAIGPEGLGVLSVASFGGSSGLSTIVGLSVAIIVFEGAFHLKIDKIREAPAAVFRLVTVGAAIALVGTAVAVRFFLGSTWDIALLIGALLVATGPTVVTPILKVVPVRDRVAATLETEGIVNDVTAAILAIVLFKAMTVRELSADIYLQLFAERLGTGLLVGVVVAAIVWGILQYVDISPDDAPRNARLLTLAGAIVAFGTADYVFSEAGVAAAATAGLILGNANLPYEEEIEAFKGDITLLVLSFVFITLAALLEFDQLFALGLGGVAVVAIVMLVLRPFLVFLATRGDRFTVRERVFMSAVGPRGIIPASVATLFAIRLQTAEAPTNPAGADLLVGTVFLVIFVTVVIEGGFARQIAEKLEVIPMRVLIIGGGRVGRSLAERLEARGENVVLIENDRTALEGLRNDGYSAREGDGTDVEVLREAGVENARIVVAATGDDDVNLLVAQLAESNFDVQTVIARANNPSNASAFEDLGVETISAAESTAWAIDNVIERPALSNWMSELGRSGDVQEIEVTDGDLVGERIVDVGSELPNGVLIALVSRNGESEVPNPDVELQHGDHITLIGRTEAVREAIERCGVPV; encoded by the coding sequence ATGACGGGAGCAGAGGCTACCGGCGACCTGCTGGTGTTGGTCGCGGCGATCGTCGGACTCGGCGTTATCTCGCAGCTCCTGTCGGCGCGATTCCGGGTCCCGAGCGTCCTCTTTCTCATCCTCGCCGGCGTCGCGATCGGGCCGGAGGGGCTCGGCGTGTTGTCCGTCGCCTCGTTCGGCGGGAGCAGCGGGCTGTCGACGATCGTCGGCCTCTCGGTCGCCATCATCGTCTTCGAGGGCGCGTTCCACCTCAAGATCGACAAGATCAGGGAAGCGCCGGCGGCCGTGTTCCGATTGGTAACGGTCGGGGCAGCGATCGCGCTGGTCGGAACGGCCGTCGCGGTCCGGTTCTTCCTCGGGTCCACGTGGGACATCGCGCTGTTGATCGGGGCGCTGCTGGTCGCGACGGGCCCGACGGTCGTCACGCCGATCCTGAAGGTCGTCCCCGTCCGCGATCGGGTCGCAGCGACCCTCGAAACGGAGGGGATCGTCAACGACGTCACGGCGGCGATCCTCGCGATCGTGCTGTTCAAGGCGATGACCGTCCGGGAGCTGTCCGCCGACATCTACTTGCAACTGTTCGCCGAGCGGTTGGGGACGGGGCTGCTCGTCGGCGTCGTCGTCGCCGCGATCGTCTGGGGGATACTCCAGTACGTCGACATCTCGCCCGACGACGCGCCGCGGAACGCGCGGCTGCTCACGCTGGCGGGCGCGATCGTCGCCTTCGGGACGGCCGATTACGTCTTCTCCGAGGCGGGCGTCGCGGCTGCGGCGACGGCGGGCCTGATTCTCGGTAACGCCAACCTCCCCTACGAGGAGGAGATCGAGGCGTTCAAGGGCGACATTACGCTGCTCGTGCTCTCGTTCGTCTTCATCACCCTCGCGGCGTTGCTCGAGTTCGACCAACTGTTCGCGCTCGGGCTCGGTGGCGTCGCCGTCGTCGCGATCGTCATGCTCGTCTTGCGACCGTTCCTGGTCTTTCTCGCGACGCGTGGCGATCGATTCACGGTCAGGGAGCGAGTCTTCATGAGCGCCGTCGGGCCGCGGGGGATCATTCCGGCGTCGGTCGCGACGCTATTTGCGATCCGGCTGCAGACGGCCGAAGCGCCGACGAACCCTGCCGGTGCGGATCTGCTCGTCGGGACGGTCTTTCTCGTCATCTTCGTGACGGTGGTCATCGAGGGCGGGTTCGCCAGACAGATCGCGGAAAAACTCGAGGTAATACCCATGCGTGTACTCATCATCGGCGGCGGCCGGGTCGGCCGCTCGCTGGCAGAACGGCTCGAAGCGCGCGGTGAAAACGTGGTCCTGATCGAGAACGACCGGACGGCCCTCGAGGGCCTTCGCAACGACGGGTACAGTGCTCGCGAGGGCGACGGGACCGACGTCGAGGTGTTACGCGAGGCGGGGGTGGAGAACGCCCGAATCGTCGTCGCGGCGACCGGCGACGACGACGTGAATCTCCTCGTCGCGCAACTCGCCGAGTCGAATTTCGACGTCCAGACGGTGATCGCCCGGGCGAACAATCCCTCGAACGCGTCGGCGTTCGAGGATCTCGGCGTCGAAACCATCTCCGCCGCCGAATCGACGGCGTGGGCGATCGACAACGTGATCGAACGGCCCGCGCTCTCGAACTGGATGTCAGAACTCGGTCGATCCGGCGACGTTCAGGAAATCGAGGTCACCGACGGCGATCTCGTCGGCGAGCGGATCGTCGACGTCGGGAGCGAACTGCCGAACGGCGTTCTCATCGCGCTCGTGAGTCGAAACGGGGAAAGCGAGGTCCCGAACCCCGACGTCGAACTGCAGCACGGGGATCACATCACGCTCATCGGCCGAACCGAGGCGGTTCGCGAGGCGATCGAGCGCTGTGGCGTGCCGGTGTAG
- a CDS encoding aldehyde ferredoxin oxidoreductase family protein, giving the protein MKHVRGPLCSIDVGDRTAETEPIDDVLESFVGGRALGTKLAHDRIPFDVDPLGPDNRLYFATGPLQHSTMSFTGRMSATGVSPLTDGLLSSNAGGFLSRNFTGTGYSAVEVTGASDDLVIVHVTDEGVEFEAVPELEEATVSETCEYVEDEHGLESEHTAVVGPAGENEVRFASIMTSEERAFGRGGLGAVLGAKNVKAITFDGDSTREVEIPPLQMDVHREAAQADHPMKQQGTTSVAEYANMVEALPTRYFSDLSFEGIDGISGDRVEEKKYKKGTCSACAFACKLPTRDEESGLETEGPEYETLMAFGSNSGIDDIVDLMKSNKLCDDLGLDTISAGDVVAAYLASEDEFGNAELIHDLVERIAYRDGIGDRLAEGVDRIHDDLGVENWSVKGMEFSAHDGRTLNGQGLAFATSNRGADHMYAEFYPYEYPLVDADKAFDKEGLENKPPKIVELENVNAIKDSAVLCKFSRDFVNEERLETLLDADYEDLQALGSTVVSLERHFNNQRGFDESDDTLPYELPDFESALQEYYDERGWNEDGTVPEGTFESDTAAPADD; this is encoded by the coding sequence ATGAAACACGTGCGAGGACCGCTGTGTTCGATCGACGTCGGTGACCGAACCGCTGAGACAGAACCGATCGACGACGTCCTCGAGTCGTTCGTGGGTGGCCGAGCCCTGGGAACCAAGCTGGCTCACGATCGGATCCCGTTCGACGTCGACCCGCTGGGGCCGGACAACCGGCTCTACTTCGCGACGGGCCCGCTCCAGCACTCGACGATGAGTTTCACGGGACGGATGTCGGCGACCGGCGTCTCGCCGCTGACGGACGGGCTGCTCTCCTCGAACGCGGGTGGCTTCCTCTCGCGGAACTTCACGGGGACGGGGTACAGCGCCGTCGAGGTGACCGGCGCGAGCGACGACCTCGTGATCGTCCACGTCACCGACGAGGGGGTCGAGTTCGAAGCGGTACCCGAACTCGAAGAAGCGACCGTCTCGGAGACCTGCGAGTACGTCGAAGACGAACACGGACTCGAGTCCGAACACACCGCCGTCGTCGGCCCGGCCGGCGAGAACGAGGTCCGGTTCGCCTCGATCATGACCTCCGAGGAACGTGCCTTCGGGCGGGGCGGCCTCGGCGCAGTCCTCGGCGCGAAGAACGTCAAGGCGATCACCTTCGACGGCGACTCGACCCGCGAGGTCGAGATTCCTCCGCTCCAGATGGACGTCCACCGCGAGGCCGCCCAGGCCGACCATCCCATGAAACAGCAGGGGACGACCTCCGTCGCCGAGTACGCGAACATGGTCGAAGCCCTGCCGACTCGATACTTCTCCGACCTCTCCTTCGAGGGCATCGACGGCATCAGCGGCGATCGCGTCGAGGAGAAAAAGTACAAGAAAGGGACGTGTTCGGCCTGCGCGTTCGCGTGCAAACTCCCGACCAGAGACGAGGAGTCGGGGCTCGAAACCGAGGGGCCCGAGTACGAGACGCTGATGGCGTTCGGCTCGAACTCGGGCATCGACGATATCGTCGACCTGATGAAGTCGAACAAGCTGTGTGACGATCTCGGACTCGACACGATTTCGGCGGGCGACGTCGTCGCAGCCTATCTCGCCAGCGAGGACGAGTTCGGAAACGCCGAGTTGATCCACGACCTCGTCGAACGGATCGCCTACCGCGACGGAATCGGCGATCGGCTCGCGGAGGGGGTCGATCGGATCCACGACGACCTCGGCGTCGAGAACTGGTCGGTCAAGGGGATGGAGTTCTCCGCCCACGACGGCCGCACCCTCAACGGGCAGGGACTCGCCTTCGCGACCTCGAACCGCGGGGCCGACCACATGTACGCCGAATTCTACCCCTACGAGTACCCGCTCGTCGACGCCGACAAGGCCTTCGACAAGGAGGGACTCGAGAACAAGCCGCCGAAGATCGTCGAACTCGAGAACGTCAACGCGATCAAGGACAGCGCCGTCCTCTGTAAGTTCTCGCGGGACTTCGTGAACGAGGAGCGCCTGGAGACGCTGCTCGACGCCGACTACGAGGACCTGCAGGCGCTCGGCAGCACCGTCGTCTCGCTCGAACGCCACTTCAACAACCAGCGCGGCTTCGACGAGAGCGACGACACGCTCCCGTACGAGTTGCCGGACTTCGAGTCCGCTCTGCAGGAGTACTACGACGAACGCGGCTGGAACGAGGACGGGACGGTCCCCGAGGGCACGTTCGAGAGCGACACCGCCGCACCGGCCGACGACTGA
- a CDS encoding thiolase family protein, with protein sequence MSQTPVVVNAVRTPQGKEDGVFADLRSEDLSVPLIDEILAETGLTGEDIDDLMWGCAQQRGEQGNNLARVIALLSELGEEVPATTINRWCASSMQSVISASDAIAAGNRDAIIAGGVESMSRVPMGENTPNVHPKMAELYNMGELQMGMTAEKVAEEYGVSREEQDEYAARSQQRAAEATEEGRFDDEIVPIETEDGTVTEDEGIRPGTTAEKLADLPTVFKSDGTVTPGNASQISDGASALLVTSEAFANEHDLEIMAEIGRNNVAGVDPTVMGIGPVPATRGLLERNGRDIDDYDLVELNEAFASQSIYSRDELGIDPEIFNVNGGAIAIGHPLGASGARLPVTLINELQKRGGGLGLATLCVGFGQGAAIEFDVN encoded by the coding sequence ATGTCACAGACACCTGTCGTTGTCAACGCGGTGCGAACCCCACAGGGGAAAGAAGACGGCGTCTTCGCGGACCTTCGCAGCGAGGACCTGTCGGTACCACTGATCGACGAGATTCTCGCCGAGACGGGCCTCACCGGCGAGGACATCGACGACCTGATGTGGGGCTGTGCCCAGCAGCGCGGCGAACAGGGCAACAACCTGGCCCGCGTCATCGCCCTCCTCTCCGAACTCGGCGAGGAGGTCCCGGCGACGACGATCAACCGCTGGTGTGCCTCCTCCATGCAGTCGGTCATCTCCGCCTCCGACGCGATCGCCGCGGGCAACCGCGACGCGATCATCGCCGGCGGCGTCGAGTCGATGAGCCGGGTTCCGATGGGCGAGAACACCCCGAACGTCCACCCCAAGATGGCCGAACTCTACAACATGGGCGAACTCCAGATGGGGATGACTGCGGAGAAGGTCGCCGAGGAGTACGGCGTCAGCCGCGAGGAACAGGACGAGTACGCGGCCCGCAGCCAGCAGCGCGCGGCCGAAGCGACCGAGGAGGGTCGCTTCGACGACGAGATCGTCCCGATCGAGACCGAAGACGGCACCGTCACCGAGGACGAGGGCATTCGCCCGGGCACAACCGCCGAGAAGCTCGCCGACCTGCCGACCGTCTTCAAGTCCGACGGCACGGTCACGCCCGGCAACGCCTCGCAGATCTCCGACGGTGCCTCCGCCCTGCTCGTCACGAGCGAGGCGTTCGCGAACGAACACGATCTCGAGATCATGGCCGAGATCGGCAGGAACAACGTCGCCGGCGTCGACCCGACCGTCATGGGGATCGGGCCGGTGCCCGCCACGCGGGGACTGCTCGAGCGCAACGGCCGCGATATCGACGATTACGACCTCGTCGAACTCAACGAGGCCTTCGCCAGCCAGTCGATCTACTCCCGCGACGAACTCGGCATCGACCCCGAAATCTTCAACGTCAACGGCGGCGCGATCGCGATCGGCCACCCGCTCGGTGCCTCCGGGGCTCGGCTGCCGGTCACGCTGATCAACGAACTCCAGAAGCGCGGCGGCGGTCTCGGCCTCGCGACGCTGTGCGTCGGCTTCGGACAGGGAGCGGCGATCGAGTTCGACGTCAACTGA